In uncultured Bacteroides sp., the following proteins share a genomic window:
- a CDS encoding glycoside hydrolase family 97 protein: protein MKYNSIFKKLLFLIAFIFIVLTKSFGVVSPNGKISVDCLTNSDNAFFNVSYKSKKGQVHVVTLSSVGILTQDGGGKNLKLKSISKDKNIEENYIMQVGKRKKCYNSGTECTYYFVDDLNRDVNITFRVFNDGITFRYELSKLQHTMISDEITTYKMAPGIKRWTQKYDTPYEGFFPLNTDGVDSSREMHWGYPALFQIDNSVWALLSESGITRNHCASSLTNKDNPSCYKVHLAQNNIEVSDSWTSPWRVALIGSLSDVVESTLITDVSEPCKLKDTSWIKPGVVSWIYWAYNHGSKDYQIVKQYVDMAEQLNLPYVLIDWEWDIMGNGGNLNDAIKYALSHGVKPLLWYNSSTAWVDKGAGPLYRLNTPENREKEYTWLENSGVKGVKIDFFSGDSLSTMNYCIDLLEDAAKHKLLMNFHGATVPRGWQRTYPNLLSTEAVYGAEWYNNGPALTDKAAAHNTTLPFTRNVIGSMDYTPCTFTDSQHPHKTTHAHELALTVVFESGLQHLADRPSAYLSQPNEVKNFIRNLPVAWDNTKLLSGYPADHIVMARQKGDTWYIGGLNGTNEQRNLPMDLAFLKNKNYVVTLFRDGKKERSFEITKEKLSNKQMSISCLPRGGFVAVITSK from the coding sequence ATGAAGTATAATTCTATTTTTAAGAAGCTATTATTTTTAATAGCTTTTATATTTATTGTTTTGACTAAATCATTTGGTGTAGTATCTCCGAATGGAAAAATATCTGTAGACTGTTTAACTAATTCGGATAATGCATTCTTTAATGTGTCGTATAAAAGTAAAAAAGGACAGGTTCATGTTGTTACGCTTTCATCTGTTGGAATTTTAACTCAAGATGGAGGAGGCAAGAATCTGAAATTAAAATCAATCTCAAAAGATAAAAATATAGAAGAAAACTATATAATGCAGGTTGGCAAAAGAAAAAAATGCTACAATTCAGGAACTGAATGCACTTACTACTTTGTTGATGATCTGAATCGAGATGTGAATATTACCTTTCGTGTATTTAATGATGGTATAACTTTCAGATATGAACTGTCAAAGCTACAGCATACAATGATTTCAGATGAAATAACTACTTATAAGATGGCACCTGGAATAAAACGTTGGACACAAAAATATGATACACCTTATGAAGGTTTTTTTCCATTAAATACAGATGGTGTAGACTCTTCTCGTGAAATGCATTGGGGATATCCTGCTCTTTTTCAGATAGATAATTCAGTCTGGGCTCTACTCTCCGAAAGTGGTATTACTAGGAATCATTGTGCATCAAGCCTCACTAATAAAGATAATCCTTCTTGTTATAAGGTTCATCTGGCCCAAAATAATATTGAGGTATCAGATTCTTGGACCTCACCATGGAGAGTTGCTCTGATTGGATCTTTATCAGATGTAGTAGAATCTACTCTGATAACCGATGTGAGTGAACCATGCAAGTTGAAAGATACTTCCTGGATTAAACCTGGAGTAGTTTCCTGGATTTATTGGGCTTATAATCATGGCTCAAAAGATTATCAGATAGTGAAGCAATACGTGGATATGGCTGAACAATTGAATCTGCCATATGTACTTATAGACTGGGAATGGGATATTATGGGAAATGGAGGTAACTTAAATGATGCGATAAAATATGCTTTATCTCATGGAGTAAAACCTTTGTTATGGTATAATTCATCGACTGCATGGGTTGATAAGGGTGCAGGTCCTTTATATCGTTTAAATACTCCCGAGAATCGGGAAAAAGAATATACCTGGTTGGAAAATTCAGGCGTTAAAGGAGTAAAAATAGATTTCTTTTCAGGAGATAGCTTATCAACAATGAATTATTGTATTGATTTATTGGAGGATGCAGCAAAGCATAAATTATTGATGAATTTTCATGGAGCAACTGTGCCTCGCGGTTGGCAGCGAACGTATCCTAATTTGTTGTCTACTGAAGCAGTGTATGGTGCAGAATGGTATAACAATGGTCCTGCTCTTACTGATAAAGCTGCAGCTCATAATACAACTTTACCTTTTACTCGTAATGTAATAGGTTCGATGGACTATACACCATGTACTTTTACTGATTCTCAACATCCTCATAAAACAACTCATGCTCATGAACTGGCTTTAACTGTGGTTTTTGAATCCGGACTGCAACATTTAGCAGATCGCCCGTCAGCTTATTTATCTCAGCCTAATGAAGTTAAAAACTTTATTAGAAATCTTCCTGTGGCATGGGATAATACTAAATTATTGTCAGGTTATCCGGCAGACCATATTGTAATGGCTCGCCAAAAAGGTGATACATGGTATATTGGAGGGTTAAATGGTACGAATGAACAACGTAACTTGCCAATGGATCTGGCATTTTTGAAAAATAAAAACTATGTTGTAACTTTATTCAGAGATGGCAAAAAGGAGAGATCATTTGAGATAACCAAGGAGAAACTTTCAAATAAACAAATGTCTATTTCATGTTTACCTCGTGGTGGATTTGTTGCAGTAATAACTAGTAAATAG
- a CDS encoding heparan-alpha-glucosaminide N-acetyltransferase domain-containing protein, with protein sequence MENTQSNIPRKQRLLSLDVLRGLTVAGMILVNNGGGKVSYAPLRHSVWNGLTLADLVFPFFLFMVGISTYISLRKFEFKWSNPLALKILKRTCLILLIGWAIYWFEGCCKGDFLPFDHMRLPGVLPRIALCYGIVSLLAVTVSHKWLPWLAGFLLVGYTFLLLVANGYVCDETNILCIVDRSVFGAAHLYHKSPIDPEGLLGVIPSIAHTLIGFWCGKILTEHSELKDKMLHLFIFGFVLMSVGLLFTYGLPMNKRIWSPTLVLFTCGLATSLLAWFIYVIDDKGNKGWTPFFVSFGVNPLFIYVMSELMNIVFADFGISKALFGGIHAIVPDDYVSSLIYAVTFVLLNWAIGYPLYKKKIYIKI encoded by the coding sequence ATGGAAAACACACAAAGCAATATACCCAGAAAACAACGTTTGTTATCACTTGATGTACTGCGTGGACTAACGGTGGCGGGGATGATTCTGGTGAATAATGGTGGGGGTAAGGTTTCTTACGCACCTTTACGCCATTCTGTCTGGAATGGTTTGACACTTGCCGATTTGGTGTTCCCCTTCTTTCTTTTTATGGTGGGAATATCAACCTATATTTCATTGCGCAAGTTTGAGTTTAAGTGGTCAAACCCGCTAGCGCTGAAGATATTGAAACGTACTTGCCTTATCTTACTTATTGGATGGGCCATTTACTGGTTTGAAGGCTGTTGCAAGGGTGACTTTCTGCCTTTTGATCATATGCGCCTTCCTGGTGTGTTACCCCGCATTGCTCTGTGTTACGGTATCGTTTCATTGCTGGCAGTAACGGTTTCTCATAAATGGTTGCCGTGGCTGGCTGGTTTCCTATTGGTAGGTTATACCTTTCTGTTACTAGTAGCTAATGGCTATGTATGTGATGAAACAAATATTCTGTGTATTGTAGATCGCAGCGTATTTGGAGCGGCGCATCTTTATCACAAGAGTCCCATTGATCCGGAAGGATTGCTGGGTGTTATTCCGTCTATTGCACATACACTTATTGGTTTCTGGTGTGGCAAGATTTTAACTGAACACTCTGAACTGAAAGATAAAATGCTTCACCTGTTTATATTTGGTTTTGTATTGATGAGTGTTGGATTACTCTTCACCTACGGACTACCGATGAATAAACGTATATGGTCGCCCACATTGGTACTTTTCACTTGCGGACTGGCTACTAGTCTGCTGGCATGGTTTATTTATGTTATTGATGATAAAGGTAATAAAGGTTGGACACCATTCTTTGTATCATTTGGGGTGAATCCACTCTTTATCTATGTAATGAGTGAGCTGATGAACATTGTATTTGCAGATTTCGGTATTAGTAAAGCTCTGTTTGGCGGTATTCATGCTATTGTGCCCGATGATTATGTATCTTCACTTATTTATGCAGTTACCTTTGTGCTGCTTAACTGGGCAATAGGTTATCCACTTTACAAAAAGAAGATATATATTAAAATATAA
- a CDS encoding alpha-N-acetylglucosaminidase, whose protein sequence is MKRILCILMMGWFTCQLFANPITGMLERIDKGASKKFAIEIKKSGNNDYFELDQKGDQVLVRANNYVNVATGINWYLKYYTGVQLSWNGMSAKLPAKLPRVINKERHETSLKLRYDFNYCTYSYSMAFWDWKRWEQEIDWMALHGINLPLAIVGEECVWFNMLKKLGYSKEEINKFISGPAFMAWWEMNNLEGWGGPNPDSWYVQQTALQKKILKRMKEYGIEPVFPGYSGMMPHDAKQKLGLNVTDAELWNGYLRPTFLQPTDSRFKEIAALYYKEQEALFGKANYYSMDPFHEAKGIEKVDLDAAGKAVMDAMKKVNPKAVWVVQGWTENPREDMIKNMKNGDLLVLDLFSECRPMWGMKPSLWYREGGYKQHDWLFCMLENFGGNVGLHGRLDQLLNNFYQTKNNPLAAQMKGIGLTMEGIENNPMMFELMTELPWRSEKVTKMNWLKGYLQARYGVKNEAIEQAWTVLANGILNCPQGNNQQGTHESIFCGRPSLNNFQVSSWSKMENYYDPTSTEDAARLMLQVADKYKGNNNFEYDLVDIVRQSLADRGRIVYNHTIADFKSFDKKAFKKDSEEFLNLLLLQDKLLGTRREFRVGNWIEQARNLGNNEEEKNLYEWNARVQITTWGNRYSANDGGLRDYAHKEWNGILKDFYYKRWAAYWKTLSDVLDGKPMVELDYYSMEEPWTKANNPYSAVPENDCVTVAKEVFSKAFGGNN, encoded by the coding sequence ATGAAAAGGATACTCTGTATACTCATGATGGGTTGGTTCACATGCCAGCTGTTTGCTAATCCGATTACCGGAATGTTAGAGCGCATTGATAAAGGTGCTTCCAAAAAGTTTGCTATTGAAATCAAGAAAAGCGGCAACAACGATTATTTTGAACTCGACCAAAAGGGTGACCAGGTGCTAGTGCGTGCTAATAATTACGTGAACGTGGCTACAGGAATCAACTGGTACCTTAAATACTACACAGGAGTACAGCTTTCGTGGAATGGAATGTCGGCTAAATTACCAGCCAAATTACCAAGAGTAATCAATAAGGAACGCCATGAGACTTCCCTGAAACTACGCTACGATTTCAACTATTGCACATACTCTTACTCCATGGCTTTCTGGGATTGGAAACGTTGGGAACAGGAGATTGACTGGATGGCACTGCACGGTATCAATTTGCCGCTTGCCATAGTAGGCGAGGAGTGTGTATGGTTTAATATGCTTAAAAAACTGGGCTATAGCAAGGAAGAAATAAATAAATTCATCTCCGGACCGGCTTTCATGGCTTGGTGGGAAATGAATAATCTGGAAGGATGGGGCGGCCCGAATCCTGATTCATGGTATGTGCAACAGACGGCTTTGCAGAAGAAGATTCTGAAACGAATGAAGGAGTATGGAATTGAACCTGTGTTTCCTGGATATTCAGGAATGATGCCTCACGATGCAAAGCAGAAGCTGGGATTGAATGTGACTGATGCAGAATTGTGGAACGGATATCTGCGTCCTACTTTCCTGCAACCAACTGACAGTCGTTTCAAGGAGATTGCTGCCTTGTACTACAAAGAGCAGGAAGCTCTTTTCGGTAAAGCTAACTATTATTCAATGGATCCGTTCCATGAGGCAAAAGGCATTGAAAAGGTAGATTTGGATGCTGCAGGAAAAGCTGTAATGGATGCAATGAAAAAGGTGAATCCGAAAGCAGTGTGGGTAGTTCAGGGATGGACGGAAAATCCGCGCGAAGATATGATAAAGAATATGAAGAATGGAGACCTTTTGGTGCTCGATCTATTCAGTGAATGTCGTCCTATGTGGGGAATGAAACCTTCACTCTGGTATAGAGAAGGTGGTTATAAACAGCATGACTGGTTATTCTGCATGCTCGAGAATTTTGGTGGAAACGTAGGATTGCATGGTAGATTGGATCAGTTACTGAATAATTTCTATCAGACAAAAAATAACCCGCTGGCTGCACAAATGAAAGGCATCGGACTAACCATGGAAGGTATCGAGAATAATCCGATGATGTTTGAGTTGATGACTGAATTACCATGGCGCTCAGAAAAAGTCACAAAAATGAACTGGTTAAAGGGATATTTGCAAGCTCGATACGGAGTGAAGAATGAAGCTATAGAACAAGCCTGGACTGTTTTAGCTAACGGCATATTAAATTGTCCGCAGGGAAATAACCAACAAGGAACTCATGAATCTATTTTCTGCGGTCGTCCTTCATTGAACAATTTCCAGGTTTCAAGCTGGTCAAAAATGGAGAATTATTATGATCCTACATCAACTGAGGATGCTGCACGGTTAATGTTGCAAGTTGCAGATAAATACAAAGGAAACAATAATTTTGAATATGATTTGGTAGACATCGTACGTCAGTCCTTAGCTGATCGTGGACGTATTGTTTATAACCATACGATTGCCGATTTCAAGAGTTTTGATAAGAAAGCCTTTAAGAAAGATTCCGAAGAATTCCTTAACTTACTTCTTTTGCAGGATAAATTGCTGGGTACACGCCGTGAGTTCAGGGTAGGTAACTGGATTGAGCAGGCACGTAATCTGGGTAATAACGAAGAAGAAAAGAACCTTTACGAATGGAATGCACGTGTACAGATCACTACATGGGGTAACCGTTATTCTGCTAATGATGGAGGCCTCCGCGATTATGCACACAAAGAATGGAACGGTATTTTGAAGGATTTCTATTACAAACGTTGGGCGGCATATTGGAAGACTCTTTCAGATGTACTCGATGGTAAACCAATGGTGGAACTAGATTATTATTCCATGGAGGAACCTTGGACAAAGGCTAACAATCCGTATTCTGCTGTTCCTGAAAATGATTGTGTAACTGTGGCTAAGGAGGTTTTCAGTAAAGCTTTCGGTGGAAATAACTAA
- a CDS encoding AraC family transcriptional regulator has translation MDTNANHIIHEITPLSDKDCFYIAERYKKEFTYPIHSHQEYELNFTEKATGVRRIVGDSVEVVGEYDLVLITGKDLEHVWEQHECTSEQIREITIQFSSELFFKSFINKNQFDSIRKMLESAQKGLCFPMSSILKVYHLLDTLASEKEGFYAVIKFMTILYELSLCDDSRTLSSSSFAKIGVHSDSRRVQKVQDYINGHYKEEIRLSQLADLVGMTPVSFSRFFKLRTGKNLSDYIIDIRLGYSTRLLVDSTKSVAEICYECGFNNLSNFNRIFKKKKECSPKEFRENYRKKKIVV, from the coding sequence ATGGATACAAATGCAAATCACATTATTCATGAAATAACACCTTTATCTGATAAGGACTGTTTCTATATTGCTGAACGTTACAAAAAAGAGTTTACTTATCCTATTCATAGCCATCAGGAATATGAACTGAATTTCACCGAAAAAGCAACCGGAGTAAGGCGCATTGTGGGCGATTCTGTAGAAGTTGTTGGTGAATATGATTTGGTTCTGATTACAGGAAAAGACCTTGAACATGTTTGGGAACAGCATGAATGCACTTCCGAACAGATCCGTGAAATAACAATTCAGTTCTCTTCCGAATTATTCTTTAAGAGCTTCATTAATAAGAATCAGTTTGACAGCATACGGAAAATGCTTGAGAGTGCTCAGAAAGGATTATGTTTTCCTATGTCGTCAATACTGAAAGTCTATCATTTGCTTGATACGCTGGCTTCTGAGAAGGAAGGATTTTATGCAGTGATTAAGTTTATGACGATACTTTATGAACTTTCTCTTTGTGATGATTCGCGTACCCTTTCCAGCTCTTCATTTGCCAAGATTGGAGTTCATTCTGATAGCCGACGGGTACAAAAAGTGCAGGATTATATCAATGGACATTATAAAGAGGAAATCAGACTTTCACAATTGGCTGATTTAGTAGGTATGACACCTGTCTCTTTTAGCCGTTTCTTCAAACTTCGTACAGGAAAGAATCTATCAGATTACATTATAGACATTCGTTTGGGATATTCTACTCGTCTTCTTGTTGATTCCACAAAATCTGTGGCCGAGATTTGTTACGAGTGTGGATTCAATAATCTTTCTAATTTCAACAGAATATTTAAAAAGAAAAAAGAGTGTTCTCCAAAAGAGTTCAGAGAGAATTACAGAAAGAAGAAAATTGTTGTTTAA
- a CDS encoding mechanosensitive ion channel domain-containing protein has protein sequence MENVITQWMNNLLRLLGLTPEEANRFDQWVIIGMIIGIAFLADYACRLILLKVVKKIVTKTKATWDDILFDEKVMTKLCHIVAPVIIYFLFPIAFPKNSELYTLILKASETYIIAVTMGFVVTFCTAVYFVYNENEKYHDRPLKGLLQTAQVIVFFVGGILLVSVLFDKSPASLFAGLGASAAILLFVFKDSIMGFVSGIQLSANNMLRPGDWITMPKYNADGIVLEVTLNTVKVRNWDNTITTLPPYALVSDSFQNWRGMHESGGRRVKRSINIDMNSVKFCTPEMLDKFRKIALLKDYIDDTENKLMAYNKECGVDDSVLVNGRRQTNLGVFRAYLEHYLRNLSSVNQEMTIMVRHLQPTEKGIPLELYFFSISKVSVEYEELQADVMDHVLAVIPEFGLAVYQSPTGADFRSMKN, from the coding sequence ATGGAAAATGTGATTACTCAATGGATGAATAATCTTCTTCGCCTTCTCGGGTTAACTCCCGAGGAGGCGAATCGTTTTGATCAGTGGGTTATTATTGGCATGATTATTGGCATAGCTTTTCTTGCCGATTATGCCTGTAGGTTGATATTGCTCAAAGTGGTCAAGAAGATTGTTACTAAAACTAAAGCAACTTGGGATGATATTCTCTTTGATGAAAAGGTAATGACTAAGCTTTGTCACATAGTGGCTCCAGTAATTATCTACTTTTTATTTCCAATAGCTTTTCCTAAAAACTCAGAACTCTATACTTTAATACTAAAGGCATCTGAAACTTATATTATTGCGGTAACAATGGGTTTTGTTGTTACTTTTTGTACCGCTGTATATTTTGTTTATAATGAAAATGAGAAATATCATGACCGACCATTAAAAGGACTATTGCAAACAGCACAAGTTATTGTCTTTTTTGTAGGTGGAATACTTCTTGTTAGTGTACTATTTGATAAATCGCCTGCATCGCTTTTTGCCGGATTGGGAGCTTCAGCTGCGATCTTGCTGTTTGTATTCAAAGATAGTATCATGGGATTTGTTTCTGGTATTCAGCTTTCGGCCAACAATATGCTTCGTCCGGGCGATTGGATTACCATGCCAAAATATAATGCTGATGGTATTGTTCTTGAAGTTACGTTGAATACTGTGAAAGTACGCAACTGGGATAATACAATAACAACTTTACCTCCTTATGCATTGGTTAGTGATTCTTTTCAGAACTGGCGGGGAATGCATGAATCGGGTGGGCGTAGGGTAAAGCGTTCTATTAATATTGATATGAACAGCGTAAAGTTCTGCACACCCGAGATGCTTGATAAGTTCAGGAAGATTGCTTTGCTTAAGGATTATATTGATGATACAGAGAACAAGTTAATGGCATATAATAAAGAATGTGGCGTGGATGATTCTGTTCTTGTGAATGGTCGCCGGCAAACAAATCTGGGCGTGTTCCGTGCATACTTGGAACACTACTTAAGAAATCTTTCCTCCGTAAATCAAGAAATGACTATTATGGTAAGGCATCTGCAACCAACAGAAAAAGGAATCCCTTTGGAGCTTTATTTCTTTTCTATATCTAAAGTTTCGGTTGAATATGAAGAATTGCAGGCTGATGTGATGGATCATGTACTTGCAGTTATTCCTGAGTTTGGATTGGCTGTGTACCAAAGTCCGACGGGAGCCGACTTTCGCTCAATGAAAAATTAA
- a CDS encoding citrate/2-methylcitrate synthase, producing the protein MKKEYVIYKLSESVKSTAKIDNELFTLYGVKRGLRNEDGTGVLVGLTKVGNVVGYERIPGGGLQPIPGKLYYRGYDLEDIAHSVMNEHRFGFEEVAYLLLSGSLPDKEELTSFRELINDNMPLEQKTKMNILDLEGNNIMNILARSVLEMYTFDPNPDDTSRDNLVRQSVDLISKFPTIIAYAYNILRHATFGLSLHIRHPKEELSIAENFLYMLKKEYTDLEARTLDLLLILHAEHGGGNNSTFTVRVTSSTGTDTYSSIAAGIGSLKGPLHGGANIQVVDMFNHLKEHVHDWKDVREIDTYLNRILSKEAYNRTGLIYGIGHAVYTISDPRAVLLKEMARDLAKEKGREEEFDFLELLEARSIECFNKFKGEGGKKVCSNVDFYSGFVYEMIGLPQEIYTPLFAMSRIVGWTAHRIEELNFEGKRIIRPAYKNVLEVQEYTPISERI; encoded by the coding sequence ATGAAAAAAGAATATGTTATTTATAAATTATCAGAGTCTGTAAAGAGTACAGCCAAGATTGATAATGAACTGTTTACGTTGTACGGGGTAAAGCGTGGTTTACGCAATGAAGATGGCACGGGAGTTCTTGTTGGATTGACCAAAGTTGGCAACGTTGTAGGTTACGAGCGTATTCCCGGTGGCGGCTTGCAACCTATTCCCGGAAAATTGTATTACCGTGGATATGATTTGGAAGATATTGCTCATTCTGTAATGAATGAACATCGTTTTGGCTTTGAAGAAGTAGCTTACCTGTTACTTTCTGGCTCTCTGCCCGATAAAGAAGAACTTACTTCATTCAGAGAACTGATTAACGATAATATGCCTTTGGAACAGAAGACAAAAATGAATATTCTTGATCTGGAAGGAAATAATATCATGAATATTTTGGCTCGTAGTGTACTCGAAATGTACACTTTCGATCCTAACCCGGATGATACTTCACGTGATAATCTGGTGCGCCAAAGTGTTGATTTAATTTCTAAGTTCCCTACGATTATTGCTTATGCATATAATATTCTTCGTCATGCAACATTTGGGCTTTCACTACATATTCGTCACCCAAAAGAAGAACTATCTATTGCAGAGAACTTCCTTTATATGCTGAAGAAGGAGTATACTGACCTTGAAGCTCGTACACTCGATCTTTTACTTATTTTGCATGCTGAGCATGGTGGTGGTAACAACTCTACCTTTACCGTGAGGGTTACTTCTTCAACAGGAACAGATACTTACTCTTCTATTGCAGCAGGTATCGGTTCTTTAAAAGGCCCGTTGCATGGTGGTGCAAATATTCAGGTTGTGGATATGTTCAATCACCTGAAGGAACATGTTCATGATTGGAAAGATGTGAGAGAAATTGATACTTATCTGAATCGTATTCTCAGTAAGGAAGCTTATAACCGAACCGGACTTATTTATGGTATAGGACATGCGGTTTATACAATCTCGGATCCACGTGCAGTACTGCTTAAGGAAATGGCTCGTGATCTTGCAAAAGAAAAAGGTCGTGAGGAAGAATTTGATTTTCTGGAACTGCTTGAAGCACGTTCTATTGAATGCTTCAATAAATTCAAGGGAGAAGGTGGTAAGAAGGTATGTAGTAATGTGGATTTCTATTCAGGCTTTGTGTATGAAATGATTGGTCTTCCTCAGGAAATATACACTCCATTATTTGCCATGTCACGTATTGTGGGATGGACAGCTCACCGCATCGAAGAACTTAACTTTGAAGGTAAACGAATAATTCGTCCTGCTTACAAGAATGTTCTTGAGGTACAGGAATATACACCCATCTCAGAACGTATTTAA
- the icd gene encoding NADP-dependent isocitrate dehydrogenase: MKITKENGRLVIPDHVTVPFIMGDGVGAEITPATQTIVNVAVKAAYQGKREIEWMEVLAGEKAFNATGSWLPEETMQAFKDYYVGIKGPLTTPIGGGIRSLNVALRQELDLYVCLRPVRWFKGVVSPVKEPQKVDMHIFRENTEDIYAGIEWEQGTPEAEKFYRFLRDEMGVKKVRFPETSSFGVKPVSKEGTKRLVRAAISYALTHGLPSVTIVHKGNIMKFTEGGFKKWGYELAEREFANELREGKIVIKDVIADAFLQNTLLIPEEYSVIATLNLNGDYISDQLAAMVGGIGIAPGANINYNSGHAIFEATHGTAPNIAGKNCVNPSSLLLSAVMMLEYFGWNEAADLITSAMEKAFESGKATNDLARFMPDGSSLTTSEFRDLIVSII; this comes from the coding sequence ACAGTTCCCTTTATTATGGGAGATGGAGTGGGAGCAGAAATTACTCCTGCTACTCAGACTATTGTCAATGTTGCTGTAAAAGCGGCATATCAGGGTAAAAGAGAAATTGAGTGGATGGAAGTGCTTGCCGGAGAAAAAGCATTTAATGCTACCGGATCATGGCTGCCTGAAGAAACAATGCAAGCGTTCAAGGATTATTATGTGGGAATCAAAGGCCCTCTGACAACTCCTATTGGTGGAGGAATCCGTTCTTTGAATGTTGCACTCAGACAGGAACTTGATTTGTACGTATGTTTGCGTCCGGTACGTTGGTTCAAAGGAGTTGTTTCTCCGGTTAAAGAACCTCAGAAAGTGGATATGCATATTTTCCGTGAAAACACAGAAGATATTTATGCCGGAATAGAATGGGAACAAGGTACACCTGAAGCTGAAAAGTTCTATCGTTTTCTTCGTGATGAAATGGGAGTGAAGAAAGTGCGCTTCCCTGAAACTTCTTCTTTCGGTGTAAAACCGGTTTCAAAAGAGGGAACAAAACGTTTGGTTCGTGCTGCCATCAGTTATGCCTTGACTCATGGTTTGCCTAGTGTGACAATTGTTCACAAAGGTAATATCATGAAATTCACTGAAGGTGGATTTAAAAAATGGGGATATGAATTGGCTGAACGTGAGTTTGCTAATGAACTACGCGAAGGAAAAATTGTTATTAAAGATGTTATTGCCGATGCTTTTCTGCAAAATACCCTGCTGATTCCGGAAGAATATTCTGTAATAGCCACTCTGAATCTGAATGGAGATTACATTTCAGATCAGTTGGCCGCCATGGTTGGAGGAATTGGTATAGCACCCGGAGCAAATATTAATTATAATTCCGGTCATGCAATATTCGAGGCTACTCATGGAACTGCTCCTAATATTGCCGGTAAGAATTGCGTAAATCCATCGTCCTTACTATTATCGGCTGTGATGATGCTCGAATATTTTGGTTGGAACGAGGCTGCAGATCTTATAACGTCGGCAATGGAGAAGGCTTTTGAAAGCGGTAAGGCAACTAATGATTTGGCTCGTTTTATGCCAGACGGAAGTTCTCTTACTACAAGTGAGTTCCGTGATTTAATCGTTTCTATTATTTAA